In Clostridia bacterium, the sequence GAGAGGTGTTGCTGAAGCCTCTGAATGTGTTGTTCGTCGCTGTTGCGGATTTCTTCAAAGATGTTACGAAGATCCTGATCGTTCTGCACGTCGCGCATGTACTTCTCGTAGGCCTCCAACCCTTTCGATTTTTCGTGCAGAATGGTGATCAGGTCGTAGGTGACGTTATCGAGCGCAAAGCGACCTTGTTGCTGCTGAATTGCCATCGGTTCCTCCTGGAGTAATGAATCAACAGTTGGATGCGGGACGTGACGTTGTGCCGCCTCCGCATAACGTGCGAAGCGAGCTGCCGAAGCTCAGTCGCCGAACCACGATCCGGCTATGGAAGTCGGGTTCTGAACCTGAACTTTGGGCGGTCGTGGCGGAGGCGCGCAGCGCCATTCAGGGTAGTTGCGCTGCCTATGGCAGCGGCATAGAATCAATCGTTCCACACTTTTGTTTGCCGCACGCCGAGGTCAATTGAAGCGCGTAGTCGCTATATATCCCGGTACTTTCGATCCTACTACCAACGGACATCTGGACCTGATTCATCGCGGGTCAAAGATCTTTGACGAACTGATCGTCGCAATCCTTCGTAATCCCGAGAAGGCCCCGCTGTTCAGCCTTGAAGAACGCCTCGAAATATTGCAGGAGTGCACGGCCAAGTGGGACAACGTGCGAGTGGAGTCGTTTGAAGGATTGCTGGTGGACTACGCCGCTCGCCAGGGTGCAAAGGCCGTTCTGCGCGGTATTCGCGCAGTAAGCGACTACGAATACGAGTTGC encodes:
- the coaD gene encoding pantetheine-phosphate adenylyltransferase; this translates as MKRVVAIYPGTFDPTTNGHLDLIHRGSKIFDELIVAILRNPEKAPLFSLEERLEILQECTAKWDNVRVESFEGLLVDYAARQGAKAVLRGIRAVSDYEYELQMALMNRKLDPALETIFMMPAETYSYLSSRLVREISQLGGSVRGLVPEEVEERLIRKLKINNRASARKLVSRKAISKNRRP